CTCCAGAAGCAATAGATATTGTGAAAAAACATATTGCAAGGAGATCAAATGATTGAATTACCTCAATTTGATAATAGACTGAAACGTATTGAGAATCTACTAAAGTTAGATAAAAGTTGTCGCTGGATGACATTAAAAAAGGCTATTGAGTACACCTCATTGAGCACTAGCACAATTAGAAGAGCTGTTTATAGTGGGAAGTTAAAAGCCTCCAAAACTACCGGAAAACTCTTGTTTAAAATCTCTGAATTGGATGAGTGGTTGAAAAATGGATAAGTTCATCAAAACACCAATCAAAGCAATTCGCAAAAAGTGTCTGGACTGTAGTTGTAATCAGCACAAAGAAGTCAGACTATGTACTGTCATTAGATGTGCATTATATCCATATCGTATGGGTTGTAGACCAAGTGATGAAACAGTAAAAACGATTAAGAATTTTCTTGGTAAAAGTTGATTTTAAATTTGTTGAATTGGCTGATCCTGATTTCAGTAGAAAAGGAATTGTTGTCAGGGTGGATGAGATTGAAATCGATTCTGAGGATGTCGATCGATGCAGAACCTGGGCAACTTATCCTGAGGGATTAAAAAAGCATTGTAAAGATAAAGGTACAATAAGCGGATATGATGGATTAGTTTGTTGTGACTTCATACCAATAGACATTGATGATCTCGATCCTTCTAAGGTTGAAGAGGTGGTTGAAATCTTAAATGACTATGATGTATCTACTGAATGTTTGAGTTTCTACTATAGCGGTAGCAAGGGATTCCATATTGAGATTCCTTCCGCTATTGTGGGCATTGATCCATTACCAGTAAAAGAGTTTAATCTAAAGATAAAAAAGTTTATTCAGTTGTTGGGATTGAACTGTGATGAGTCAATGTATAAAAGTCATCAATTATATAGGCTATCAAATACACGTAATAGAAAATCAAACCTATTCAAAATTCCAATTAAGTATTCTGAGATATATGATGACTTTAAGATATTAGCAAAATCGCCAAGATTTGAGACATTTGCAAATAAAGTTACAGAATTGAATGATACACTCAATACTTTATGGCTGGAAACCCCTTTAAATGAAATTACTAAAGAGCCTGCTAATGATTTTTCAGATAAAATGGTTTCGTCAGTAGTTGGATTGGATAACACACAAAACAGCCCAATTATCCTGAATGGTGGGGTAAAAAGGGGTAATCGTAACACTACCGGATCAATGCTTACAAGAAAATTGATGATGGAAGGTTATAGAAAAGAAGACGCATTAAAAATTTTGATTGATTTAAATAGCCAGAATACCCAACCTCTTGAATTATCTGAACTTTTAAAATTATTTGAATCTAACTGGAAGTATAGGAATGGTTTTGATTTGACCGGCACAAAATACTTCAGGGCCAATTTAAGGATGGATAATGTT
Above is a genomic segment from Bacteroidota bacterium containing:
- a CDS encoding helix-turn-helix domain-containing protein, translated to MTLKKAIEYTSLSTSTIRRAVYSGKLKASKTTGKLLFKISELDEWLKNG